From one Gracilinanus agilis isolate LMUSP501 chromosome 5, AgileGrace, whole genome shotgun sequence genomic stretch:
- the ST8SIA6 gene encoding alpha-2,8-sialyltransferase 8F isoform X2: MHNFVISQNNTPLGSNMSYETERTSFPVEKGIFQMLPVSQPFVGRSFNQCAVVGNGGILKDSLCGAEIDKSDFVFRCNLPPITGKFSKDVGNKTNLVTVNPSIIQQKYGALNVNKSTFLDNMAAYGEAFLILPAFSFRRNTNISFDVYHALHGLKAKQKAVFFHPKYLKNLDQFWRTKGVKAFRLSSGLMIISAAIELCDSVKLYGFWPFSKTTNGTPISHHYYDNVLPKPGFHAMPIEYREILQLHGKGIVKLQFSKCEPS; encoded by the exons ATGCATAACTTTGTCATTTCTCAAAATAACACTCCACTTGGGAGTAACATGAGTTATGAAACCGAAAGGACCAGCTTCCCTGTTGAAAAGGGCATTTTTCAGATGCTGCCAGTG TCGCAACCATTTGTGGGGCGTTCCTTTAATCAATGTGCAGTGGTTGGAAATGGGGGAATCCTGAAGGACTCTCTCTGCGGAGCTGAAATAGATAAGTCTGACTTTGTTTTTAG GTGCAATCTCCCTCCAATAACAGGAAAATTTAGCAAAGACGTTGGCAATAAAACAAATCTGGTCACTGTTAACCCTAGCATCATTCAGCAGAA GTATGGTGcattaaatgtaaataaatcgACATTTCTAGACAACATGGCGGCCTATGGAGAGGCATTCCTTATCCTGCCAGCATTTTCTTTTAGGAGAAATACTAATATCTCTTTTGACGTGTACCACGCACTCCATGGTCTTAAGGCAAAGCAGAAGGCTGTATTCTTTCATCCCAAGTACCTGAAAAACCTTGACCAGTTCTGGAGAACCAAAGGTGTAAAGGCATTTCGCTTGTCCTCTGGCTTAATGATCATAAGTGCCGCCATCGAACTGTGTGACAGTGTGAAGCTGTATGGATTTTGGCCTTTCTCTAAGACCACAAATGGCACCCCCATCAGCCATCACTACTATGACAATGTATTACCGAAACCTGGTTTCCATGCAATGCCCATAGAATATAGAGAAATTCTCCAGCTTCATGGGAAAGGCATTGTCAAGTTACAGTTTAGTAAATGTGAACCCTCTTGA